The following proteins are co-located in the Silene latifolia isolate original U9 population chromosome 1, ASM4854445v1, whole genome shotgun sequence genome:
- the LOC141595085 gene encoding uncharacterized protein LOC141595085, whose product MGKKKDKRTAKKPLTSDDKPANVDENHNKSEIILTSSTEREVERQIAAVKAISDMEVDHLLTGLHLIRSYFSEEQLQMPVLEFFKENLPNVEVVKNSQDEHFDLRRKNEAGNVYTNTTDGRDIHASLFHHMSMAYPSVSAAGQSFDGLQFSAKTVKNHVPADDLQFGNYLSQESFNTAMLGMPEGLQTPGATSQRLSVGMTPKTVRLPKHGEMLLSVHGSPLGVYKEDDMEAIHEVEEG is encoded by the coding sequence ATGGGCAAGAAAAAAGATAAGAGGACGGCTAAGAAGCCTTTGACATCAGATGATAAACCGGCTAATGTTGATGAGAATCACAATAAATCCGAGATTATTTTGACTTCATCCACAGAACGAGAAGTTGAACGTCAGATTGCTGCAGTCAAGGCAATTTCTGACATGGAGGTCGACCACCTGCTTACAGGGCTACACTTGATTCGTTCATACTTCAGTGAAGAGCAATTACAAATGCCCGTCCTAGAGTTTTTTAAGGAGAATCTACCTAATGTAGAAGTTGTTAAAAACAGCCAAGACGAGCATTTTGATCTCAGAAGGAAGAATGAAGCCGGTAACGTGTATACAAATACTACTGATGGAAGGGATATACATGCCTCCCTTTTCCATCATATGAGTATGGCCTATCCTTCCGTCTCTGCTGCAGGACAGtcttttgatgggcttcagttttCAGCTAAGACAGTGAAAAACCATGTGCCTGCTGATGATCTGCAGTTTGGGAATTACTTGTCCCAAGAGTCATTTAATACTGCAATGCTGGGGATGCCAGAAGGTCTTCAGACTCCTGGGGCGACTAGCCAAAGATTGTCTGTAGGCATGACACCAAAAACAGTTAGATTGCCTAAACATGGAGAGATGCTTCTTTCAGTACACGGGTCTCCCCTTGGTGTTTATAAAGAAGATGACATGGAAGCAATACACGAGGTGGAAGAAGGTTGA